A window of Blastomonas sp. SL216 contains these coding sequences:
- a CDS encoding methyl-accepting chemotaxis protein: MLNKLNIPRKLSLSFLMICSSAALMMIVFAVNLWLIQSSTDQNNHSQLIYGKVQVLETSLLRQNSQFRGFLVTGDESYLKSYYEGRDEYDAAADELEKLIVNPAHLALLEEARTETLAWRKNWGDKLIKWTQSGRREQAVDAVRNAGKAVLVSKAVLPLRDIRDAELASIENNSARQESALTSAIIALVVGGIALIGIAIGLAVALSRAIALPITRLTEAMASLAAGKNAIDVDVNRADELGDMARAVVVFRDAAVAKSRADQDQANVVTALGKGLEALASGDMTYQITEPFAANYDGLRMTFNRTVEGLETSLSSVASSAQSVHNGAGEIRAASEDLSQRTEQQAASLEGAASAMDKVTGMVGESASSAKTARIEIDTVHKDANEGGQVVDKAVSAMDAIERSSQEISQIINVIDSIAFQTNLLALNAGVEAARAGESGKGFAVVANEVRSLAQRSADAAKDIKALITASSEQVQEGVGLVAETGKMFDRIMGRIGDVSKMVAEIAEGAETQSSNLRSVNNSVGDMDKMTQQNAAMVEETTAAARTLASEADELASLVGRFRLKTSLGRAPSAPSAPASRSVARARPIPRTSGNLALSPVADDDDWSEF, translated from the coding sequence ATGCTGAACAAACTGAACATTCCGCGGAAGCTCAGCCTGTCCTTCCTGATGATCTGCAGTTCTGCTGCGCTGATGATGATTGTCTTTGCCGTCAACCTTTGGTTGATCCAGTCGTCGACGGACCAGAACAACCATTCGCAGTTGATCTACGGCAAGGTGCAGGTGCTGGAAACGTCGCTGCTGCGGCAGAACAGCCAGTTCCGCGGCTTCCTCGTCACCGGCGATGAATCGTACCTCAAGAGCTATTACGAAGGCCGCGACGAATATGACGCCGCTGCCGACGAGCTGGAGAAGCTGATCGTCAACCCTGCGCATCTGGCGCTGCTTGAAGAAGCACGCACCGAGACGCTGGCCTGGCGCAAGAACTGGGGCGACAAGCTGATCAAGTGGACGCAGAGCGGACGCCGCGAACAGGCGGTCGATGCTGTGCGCAATGCCGGCAAGGCGGTGCTGGTGAGCAAGGCGGTGCTGCCGCTGCGCGACATTCGCGATGCCGAGCTGGCGTCCATCGAAAACAATTCGGCCCGGCAGGAATCGGCGCTGACCTCTGCGATCATCGCGCTGGTCGTGGGCGGCATTGCACTGATCGGGATCGCTATCGGTTTGGCCGTTGCACTCAGCCGCGCCATCGCTCTCCCCATCACCCGCCTGACCGAAGCCATGGCCAGCCTGGCAGCGGGCAAGAACGCGATCGATGTCGATGTGAACCGCGCCGACGAACTGGGTGACATGGCCCGCGCCGTGGTCGTGTTCCGCGACGCTGCGGTCGCCAAGTCCCGCGCCGACCAGGATCAGGCCAATGTCGTGACGGCCTTGGGCAAGGGTCTGGAAGCGCTCGCCTCGGGCGACATGACCTATCAGATCACCGAGCCGTTCGCGGCCAATTACGATGGTCTGCGCATGACCTTCAACCGCACGGTGGAAGGCCTGGAAACCAGCCTGTCGAGCGTCGCCAGCTCTGCCCAGAGCGTGCACAATGGCGCGGGCGAAATCCGCGCGGCATCCGAAGACCTGTCGCAGCGCACCGAACAGCAGGCAGCCAGCCTGGAAGGTGCGGCCAGCGCGATGGACAAGGTCACCGGCATGGTCGGCGAATCCGCCAGCAGCGCCAAGACCGCGCGGATCGAGATTGATACCGTGCACAAGGATGCCAATGAAGGCGGGCAGGTCGTCGACAAGGCAGTGAGCGCGATGGACGCGATCGAGCGGAGCTCGCAGGAGATCAGCCAGATCATCAACGTCATCGATAGCATTGCCTTCCAGACCAACCTGCTGGCGCTCAATGCCGGGGTCGAGGCGGCGCGGGCAGGGGAGTCCGGCAAGGGCTTCGCGGTCGTCGCCAACGAGGTTCGCAGCCTCGCCCAGCGTTCGGCCGATGCCGCCAAGGACATCAAGGCGCTGATCACCGCGTCGAGCGAACAGGTGCAGGAGGGCGTTGGCCTGGTTGCCGAGACCGGCAAGATGTTCGACCGCATCATGGGTCGCATCGGCGATGTCAGCAAGATGGTGGCAGAGATTGCCGAGGGGGCCGAGACCCAGTCGTCCAACCTGCGCAGCGTCAACAACTCGGTCGGCGACATGGACAAGATGACCCAGCAGAATGCCGCGATGGTGGAAGAGACCACGGCTGCTGCACGCACGCTGGCATCGGAAGCCGACGAACTGGCATCGCTGGTCGGTCGTTTCCGGCTCAAGACCAGCCTTGGCCGCGCACCCAGTGCGCCGAGTGCGCCAGCCAGCCGATCGGTGGCACGGGCACGCCCGATCCCCCGCACCTCTGGCAATCTCGCACTCAGCCCTGTCGCGGATGACGATGACTGGAGCGAGTTCTGA
- a CDS encoding TonB-dependent receptor, translating into MKFHSNRVTICTSVIAIAASAVAAPAVAQEAKPQTAWEASRTVDEGDMVTTGVARGRDRLNSATSTSAIKENDIISIAPRSLAELFRNIPGIRVNAATGEGGNSYTVRGLPLVNDGAKYIQLQEDGLPVLEFGDLLTLTPDIFIRADLNVAQVESIRGGSASTFASNAPGGVINLISKTGEVEGGSVMGTIGVDFESYRTDFDYGARLGDGWRFHVGGFYREGEGPRETGMNSMRGGQVKFNVTKQFDGGYIRVYAKVLDDRAPSFINTPLRVTGTNADPSYSDVAGLDTRTDSLVSPLLPNSLRLGTSGTPTRQTLAEGTHSKSKSLGFDAQFSLGEWSVTNRFRYSDQSLRSLILFPSAAAPAAAFATRFAGPGATVSYAAGPRAGQAFDGSGNGLLNVSFIVDSDVPDVSNMTNDLRVSRVWNVGGGDLTTTAGLYRSSQEYVSEIGFTTFLQDVVGGGRSVAVNLRTATGIPVTDGGVLVYGSAGGAGNSKNTDLTYQVTAPFGSFNFAKGKLAVGGSIRWDNVRVRGNIINDTGVRPFDMNGNGTISIPESRVAFIPNNVTFPVNYNHDYVSYSLSTNYRVSEPFSIFARYSRGGRAGADKILFTPAVSTVTGALVNSVAGHDVLRQAELGLKYRKDGIVLNLTGFYALTDETNSQLRTNAVTGLAELATVARSYKAYGLEFEGGIRRGPFSLTAHATYTEAEIDAAENPALVGNIPRGQPKLLYGIRPQYDSDMFSVGFNVIGQTGSFAQDVNLLRLPAFTTVGAFAQFRPMEKLEFSVNASNLLNERAITGVSEGAIPAAGVVMGRTMYGRTVSASARFFF; encoded by the coding sequence ATGAAGTTCCATAGTAATCGAGTAACTATTTGCACGTCTGTCATCGCTATCGCAGCCAGCGCCGTTGCAGCACCCGCAGTCGCGCAGGAAGCAAAGCCGCAAACCGCATGGGAAGCCAGCCGCACCGTCGATGAAGGCGATATGGTCACCACTGGCGTGGCCCGTGGTCGCGACCGTCTGAACAGCGCGACCTCGACCAGCGCGATCAAGGAAAACGACATCATCAGCATCGCACCGCGATCGCTGGCCGAACTGTTCCGCAACATCCCCGGCATCCGCGTCAATGCCGCGACCGGCGAGGGCGGCAACAGCTATACCGTGCGCGGTCTGCCGCTGGTCAATGACGGCGCCAAGTATATCCAGCTGCAGGAAGACGGCCTGCCGGTGCTCGAATTCGGTGACCTGCTCACCCTGACGCCCGATATCTTCATCCGCGCCGACCTCAATGTCGCGCAGGTGGAATCGATCCGCGGCGGCTCCGCGTCGACCTTCGCATCGAACGCGCCGGGCGGGGTGATCAACCTGATCTCCAAGACCGGTGAGGTCGAAGGCGGATCGGTGATGGGCACCATCGGCGTCGACTTTGAAAGCTATCGGACCGATTTCGATTATGGTGCGCGCCTGGGCGATGGCTGGCGCTTCCATGTCGGCGGGTTCTACCGCGAAGGCGAAGGCCCGCGTGAAACCGGCATGAACTCGATGCGCGGCGGCCAGGTGAAGTTCAATGTCACCAAGCAGTTCGACGGCGGCTATATCCGCGTCTATGCCAAGGTGCTCGATGATCGTGCGCCCAGCTTCATCAACACCCCGCTGCGCGTCACCGGCACCAATGCCGATCCATCCTATTCGGATGTGGCCGGCCTCGACACGCGTACCGATTCGCTCGTCTCGCCGCTGTTGCCGAACTCGCTGCGCCTGGGCACCTCGGGCACGCCGACGCGCCAGACCCTGGCCGAAGGCACGCATTCCAAGTCCAAGTCGCTGGGCTTCGACGCCCAGTTCAGCCTTGGCGAATGGTCGGTCACCAACCGTTTCCGCTATTCCGATCAGTCGCTGCGCAGCCTGATCCTGTTCCCGTCGGCCGCAGCGCCTGCGGCTGCTTTCGCCACGCGTTTCGCTGGTCCCGGTGCGACGGTCAGCTATGCGGCGGGCCCGCGTGCTGGTCAGGCCTTTGACGGGTCGGGCAACGGCCTGCTCAACGTCTCGTTCATCGTCGACTCCGATGTTCCCGATGTCAGCAACATGACCAACGACCTGCGCGTCAGCCGCGTATGGAATGTCGGCGGCGGCGATCTGACCACGACGGCTGGCCTTTACCGGTCGAGCCAGGAATATGTATCCGAAATCGGCTTCACCACCTTCCTTCAGGACGTTGTCGGTGGCGGTCGCTCGGTCGCGGTCAATCTGCGCACGGCGACCGGTATTCCGGTCACCGATGGCGGCGTTCTGGTCTATGGAAGCGCGGGCGGCGCCGGCAACTCGAAAAATACCGACCTGACCTATCAGGTCACCGCGCCGTTCGGATCGTTCAACTTCGCCAAGGGCAAACTTGCCGTCGGCGGGTCGATCCGCTGGGACAATGTCCGCGTGCGCGGCAACATCATCAACGATACCGGGGTCCGTCCGTTCGACATGAACGGCAACGGCACGATCTCCATTCCGGAGAGCCGCGTCGCGTTCATCCCCAATAACGTGACCTTCCCGGTCAATTATAACCACGACTATGTGTCGTACTCGCTGAGCACCAACTATCGCGTGTCCGAGCCGTTCTCGATCTTCGCCCGCTACAGCCGTGGCGGACGTGCAGGGGCGGACAAGATCCTGTTCACGCCCGCCGTCAGCACCGTTACCGGCGCGCTGGTCAACAGCGTGGCGGGGCATGATGTGCTGCGCCAGGCGGAACTCGGCCTGAAATACCGCAAGGACGGCATTGTCCTCAACCTGACCGGCTTTTATGCGCTGACCGACGAGACCAACTCCCAGCTGCGCACCAATGCCGTCACGGGCCTGGCCGAACTCGCCACGGTGGCGCGCTCGTACAAGGCCTATGGTCTGGAGTTCGAAGGCGGCATCCGTCGGGGTCCGTTCAGCCTGACGGCGCACGCCACCTATACCGAGGCGGAAATCGATGCGGCGGAAAACCCGGCCCTGGTCGGCAACATTCCGCGCGGTCAGCCCAAGCTGCTCTATGGAATCCGTCCGCAATATGACAGCGACATGTTCTCGGTCGGGTTCAACGTGATCGGCCAGACCGGCAGCTTTGCACAGGACGTCAACCTGCTGCGTCTGCCTGCCTTCACCACCGTGGGCGCCTTTGCCCAGTTCCGCCCGATGGAGAAGCTGGAGTTCAGCGTGAACGCCAGCAACCTGCTCAACGAACGCGCGATAACCGGCGTGTCCGAGGGGGCAATTCCTGCAGCGGGCGTGGTGATGGGACGCACAATGTACGGCCGCACCGTGTCGGCTTCTGCACGGTTCTTCTTCTGA